A region of the Methanobrevibacter ruminantium M1 genome:
AATACACTATTATTTTTGAAAAGATTAATATTTGAATATTTGGCTAAGATGCCATAATCATTATTGAAAATCTTGTTTCCAATGAATGAGCCATTATCGCTTCCATCCAGATATAAGGCATAAGAACAACCAGAAATTTGATTGTTGCTCAAAGAAGCATTAATAACATCATAAAGATAAATTCCAGCAAATGAATTAAAGATCTTAGAATTGCTAATGCCAAATGCATTCCCTGTGGAAAATACTGCATTTGAAGATGCAGTTCCATATATGCTTAAATTTTTTTAAGCAATTTCAGAATAGAAAAAATTATAAAAATAGAAAAGTGCCATCATTGCAAAAATACCAAATATTATTTAAGCATGGAAAAATAAACTTAATATATTATAGAAAATATAAACTTTTAGGCCAAGTCAGTGAAAACTTAAAGGATTAGTTTAAAAATAAAGAAAATTTATAATAAACTGAATCAATTAAGGCACGAAACCTTATTAAACTACTAAATTTAGGTCTTAAAAGTTATTACACTTACTAAATTATTAATATTCTAAATGAAAAAAGGTGTTTTAATGAATATCCTTGAAAAATTAAATGCAATTAAAAATCAGGAAATAACTGCAAAGGAAAATGTTGAATCTTATATTAAAGTCATTGAAGAGAAAAACGATGAACTCAATGCTTTTCTCGAACTAAACAAAGAAGATGCAATAGCTAAGGCAGAGGAAATCGATGCTAAAATCAAGGCAGGAGAGGAAGTTGGAGCTCTTGCAGGATTGGTATTCGGTATCAAGGCTAACATAAATGTGGAAGACCTTATCATCTCTGCAGCATCCAAGACCTTGGAAGACTACATTGGAAGCTATGACGCAACTGTAGTCAAGCTCATCAAGGCAGAGGATGGAATCATTATCGGAATAAACAATATGGACGAGTTTGCAGCAGGAAGCTCTACTGAAACCTCATACTATGGAGCTGTAAACAACCCTGCAGCACCTGGAAGAATTCCTGGTGGTTCAAGCGGAGGAAGCGCAGCTGCAGCAGCTGCCGGCATGTGCGACATCGCAATAGGCTCTGACACTGGAGGATCAATTAGAAACCCATCCTCCCACTGTGGAGTGTATGGTATGAAGCCTACCTATGGCGCAGTCTCAAGGCAAGGCCTTCTTGACCTTTCAATGAGTCTTGACCAGATAGGCCCTATGGCACGTGATGTAACCGGTATCACCCTTGCATTGGATACAATCGTCAAATACGACCCTACAGAATGTACAACCTTAAAATGGGACGCTCCTAACTTTACTGAAATAGCATTAAGCGTAAAGGATAAGGAAAAACCTCTTGAAGGAATGAAGATAGCAACTTGTAAGGAATTCAAGGAAGTCACAAATGACGAAATCAATGAAATCATTGACGAATCAGTAGCTAAATTAGAATCCCTTGGAGCTGAAGTTGTTGAGCTCAGCTTTGACTATATTGACATCTGTCTTCCAACATACTATCTTATCAACTATGTTGAATTCTTCTCTGCAACCAGAAAATACGACGGCAGAAAATACGGCTCAAGAATCGAAGAGGTCTGCGGTCCTGAAGTACTTAGAAGAATCCAAATGGGTTCATACATTTCACAAAAGGAATTCAGCGGAAAATATTACCAAAAAGCACTTCAAGCAAGATCCCTCATTAGAAATGCAATCAATGACATGCTTGAAGGTGTTGACTT
Encoded here:
- the gatA gene encoding Asp-tRNA(Asn)/Glu-tRNA(Gln) amidotransferase subunit GatA; this encodes MNILEKLNAIKNQEITAKENVESYIKVIEEKNDELNAFLELNKEDAIAKAEEIDAKIKAGEEVGALAGLVFGIKANINVEDLIISAASKTLEDYIGSYDATVVKLIKAEDGIIIGINNMDEFAAGSSTETSYYGAVNNPAAPGRIPGGSSGGSAAAAAAGMCDIAIGSDTGGSIRNPSSHCGVYGMKPTYGAVSRQGLLDLSMSLDQIGPMARDVTGITLALDTIVKYDPTECTTLKWDAPNFTEIALSVKDKEKPLEGMKIATCKEFKEVTNDEINEIIDESVAKLESLGAEVVELSFDYIDICLPTYYLINYVEFFSATRKYDGRKYGSRIEEVCGPEVLRRIQMGSYISQKEFSGKYYQKALQARSLIRNAINDMLEGVDLIVGPTVPKLPHKLGEELEPMEMYAYDVLTVIANLAGIPAASLKAGEVDGIPVGLQLQAKPQDDAKIVKAMAAFEYAQ